One Mesorhizobium sp. L-2-11 genomic region harbors:
- a CDS encoding TRAP transporter large permease, translating to MNLASPFSLSVVAITALALLGLPIGHSMIAGSILYLWLAGLDMGTSAEQLLNGLYTSYILLAVPMFILAAELMNAGTMTDRLLQFCNAVVGRFRGGLAQVNVLQSIIFAGMSGSAIADAAGTGKMMQQLMTRDGKYPASYAAALTAVTSVIGPIIPPSIPLVIYALISDASIGYLFIAGIVPGLLLALAQMIIVAIDARRKNFPVEKPVPLRELPGITLRAFPALMLPVVLLVGIRGGVMTPTEAAAVAAGYALLISVAIYRSVTPGQLYHALLNSARTTASIGMLIAGALVFNYVVTVENIPQSLSVILKSWDLSPMGFLILVNILLLILGCVLEGTTILLVIVPVLIPTAQALGVDMVHFGVMVVVNIMLGLVTPPYGLLLFIMTRIAEVPLRDLVHDVMPFLYAMIAALMLITFFPSLVLWLPRLLGYQG from the coding sequence ATGAATCTCGCGAGTCCGTTTTCGCTGTCAGTCGTCGCGATCACAGCGCTGGCCCTGCTTGGCCTGCCGATCGGTCACTCGATGATCGCCGGGTCGATCCTCTATCTCTGGCTTGCAGGGCTGGACATGGGCACCTCGGCCGAGCAGCTCCTCAACGGGCTCTACACAAGCTACATTCTGCTTGCCGTACCGATGTTCATTCTCGCCGCGGAGTTGATGAACGCCGGGACGATGACCGACCGGCTGCTGCAATTCTGCAATGCCGTCGTCGGCCGTTTCCGCGGCGGCCTGGCGCAAGTCAACGTGCTGCAGTCGATCATTTTCGCCGGCATGTCCGGCTCGGCCATCGCCGACGCTGCAGGCACCGGCAAGATGATGCAGCAACTCATGACCAGGGATGGCAAGTATCCGGCGAGCTATGCCGCTGCGCTGACAGCCGTCACCTCCGTCATCGGCCCGATCATTCCTCCATCGATTCCGCTGGTCATCTACGCACTGATCTCGGATGCATCCATCGGCTACCTCTTCATTGCCGGTATCGTGCCGGGCCTTCTTCTCGCCCTGGCGCAGATGATCATCGTCGCCATCGACGCGCGCCGGAAGAACTTTCCGGTCGAGAAGCCGGTGCCGCTCAGGGAGTTGCCGGGGATCACCTTGCGCGCATTTCCGGCGCTGATGCTGCCGGTCGTTCTGCTGGTCGGCATAAGGGGCGGCGTGATGACCCCCACCGAGGCCGCGGCGGTCGCCGCCGGCTACGCGCTGCTCATCTCGGTCGCGATCTATCGCAGCGTGACGCCGGGCCAGCTCTACCATGCGCTTCTCAACAGCGCCCGCACCACCGCCTCGATCGGCATGCTCATCGCCGGCGCCCTGGTGTTCAACTACGTCGTTACGGTTGAGAACATTCCGCAATCCCTGTCGGTGATCCTGAAGTCCTGGGACCTTTCGCCGATGGGGTTCCTGATCCTGGTCAACATCCTGCTGCTGATCCTGGGCTGCGTCCTGGAGGGCACGACTATCCTGCTGGTCATCGTGCCGGTGCTGATTCCGACGGCGCAGGCGCTCGGTGTCGACATGGTGCATTTCGGCGTTATGGTCGTCGTCAACATCATGCTCGGGCTCGTCACCCCGCCCTACGGGTTGCTGCTGTTCATCATGACCCGCATCGCGGAGGTGCCGTTGCGCGACCTGGTGCACGACGTGATGCCGTTTCTCTACGCCATGATTGCCGCCCTGATGCTGATCACCTTCTTCCCATCGCTGGTGCTGTGGCTGCCGCGCCTGCTGGGCTATCAAGGATAG
- a CDS encoding type II 3-dehydroquinate dehydratase — translation MTKPIFVLNGPNLNRLGMREPEIYGRTTLAEIEVMCRDAAGDHPIRFHQSNIEGEIVNWVHEAIDDGAGILINPAGLSFISIPVLDALKMFAGPIVELHISNIHRREEIYHRSLVSKVASGVIAGLGAEGYPLAIRWLIDQVDRRHD, via the coding sequence ATGACCAAGCCAATCTTCGTTCTCAACGGGCCAAATCTCAACCGGCTCGGCATGCGCGAGCCGGAGATCTATGGGCGGACGACACTCGCAGAAATCGAGGTGATGTGCCGTGACGCCGCCGGCGATCATCCGATCCGTTTTCACCAGTCGAACATCGAAGGCGAAATCGTCAACTGGGTGCATGAGGCGATCGACGACGGCGCGGGCATTCTGATCAATCCCGCGGGTTTGAGTTTTATTTCGATCCCGGTGCTCGATGCGCTCAAAATGTTTGCGGGCCCGATCGTCGAACTGCATATCTCGAACATCCATCGCCGCGAGGAGATCTATCATCGGTCGCTGGTATCGAAGGTCGCCAGCGGCGTGATCGCGGGGCTGGGCGCCGAGGGGTATCCGCTCGCAATCCGCTGGCTCATCGACCAGGTCGACCGTCGCCATGACTGA
- a CDS encoding 3-keto-5-aminohexanoate cleavage protein yields MTEPCIIAVAITGSLPRKEDNPAVPISVAEQIESTQEAFEAGASLVHIHVRNDDQSSSSEPTRFAAVQAGVRRHCPGMIVQFSTGGRGRDPAARGSALYLKPDMASLSTGSVNFPSIVYENHPALIADLATAMKANGVLPEIEIFDLSHLHTARRLADAGLIGERPHIQFVMGVQNALPAEERLLDALLGEAKFLFPQSTWTAAGIGRNQTIVMEWALARGADAVRTGLEDNIRITRERLARSNAELVELAAASVEKLGRRVATVSEARQTLGLASGP; encoded by the coding sequence ATGACTGAACCCTGTATCATCGCTGTTGCGATCACCGGCTCGCTGCCGCGCAAGGAAGACAATCCTGCGGTGCCAATCAGCGTGGCCGAACAGATCGAGTCGACCCAGGAAGCCTTTGAAGCGGGTGCGTCGCTGGTGCACATCCACGTGCGCAATGACGATCAGAGTTCATCGTCAGAACCAACGCGCTTCGCTGCCGTCCAGGCGGGGGTGCGCAGGCACTGCCCCGGCATGATCGTCCAGTTCTCGACCGGCGGGCGCGGTCGTGATCCTGCCGCGCGTGGCTCGGCACTTTATCTGAAGCCGGACATGGCCTCGCTCTCGACCGGTTCGGTCAACTTTCCATCCATCGTCTATGAGAACCATCCCGCCCTGATCGCTGATCTCGCAACCGCGATGAAGGCAAATGGCGTGCTGCCGGAGATCGAGATCTTCGATCTTTCGCACCTTCACACAGCCAGGCGGCTGGCCGACGCGGGACTTATAGGTGAGCGCCCGCACATCCAGTTTGTCATGGGCGTGCAAAACGCACTGCCTGCGGAGGAGAGATTGCTCGACGCGCTCCTCGGGGAAGCGAAATTCCTGTTTCCACAATCCACCTGGACAGCGGCCGGAATAGGCCGCAACCAAACGATCGTCATGGAATGGGCGTTGGCACGCGGAGCAGACGCAGTGCGGACCGGACTTGAGGACAATATCAGGATCACCAGGGAACGCCTGGCGCGCAGCAACGCCGAGCTCGTCGAACTCGCGGCGGCGTCGGTCGAGAAGCTTGGCCGGCGCGTGGCCACCGTCAGCGAGGCGCGCCAAACGCTTGGTCTGGCGTCAGGACCGTAA
- a CDS encoding GntR family transcriptional regulator, whose translation MEAAEEARGDAAYRFLRQAILANELPAGFQATEVDIAARLGMSRTPVHEAMARLQEEGFVQILPRRGILVKALTPSDLLEIYDILIGLEGAAAERLASLNQNEETSRVLDELGSFTDRMEIALSRGDLDAWADADERFHDTLVSRCGNGRIRRMIETVAGQSQRARRLTLHLRPTPTQSVVEHRKIIEAIRDADPAEAGRAARGHRRGARDQLVPILRRLNLTTL comes from the coding sequence ATGGAAGCTGCTGAGGAGGCGCGCGGCGATGCCGCCTACCGGTTCCTCCGCCAGGCGATCCTGGCCAATGAGTTACCGGCAGGCTTTCAGGCAACCGAGGTCGATATTGCGGCCCGGCTGGGCATGAGCAGGACGCCGGTGCACGAGGCGATGGCTCGCCTTCAGGAGGAAGGCTTCGTCCAGATTCTTCCGCGGCGAGGCATACTCGTCAAAGCGCTGACGCCATCCGACCTTCTGGAAATTTACGACATTCTCATTGGGCTTGAAGGCGCCGCAGCCGAGCGCCTGGCATCTCTAAACCAAAACGAAGAAACTTCCCGCGTGTTGGACGAGCTTGGTTCCTTCACCGACAGGATGGAGATCGCTCTTAGCAGGGGAGATCTGGATGCCTGGGCCGATGCAGACGAACGTTTCCACGATACCCTTGTCTCGCGTTGCGGAAACGGGCGCATCCGCCGCATGATCGAAACTGTGGCTGGTCAATCTCAGCGGGCTCGGCGGCTGACGTTGCATCTTCGACCAACCCCGACACAGTCGGTTGTGGAGCACCGAAAGATCATTGAAGCAATCCGGGACGCTGATCCGGCGGAGGCCGGCCGGGCTGCAAGGGGCCATCGCCGAGGCGCGAGAGATCAGCTGGTTCCGATCCTCAGGCGGCTCAATCTGACGACGTTATGA
- a CDS encoding tripartite tricarboxylate transporter substrate-binding protein: MRRLLAAALASAFVIFTGSASAQEEYPNRPITILVPAAAGGPSDTVARLVAEAMRVDLGQQVLVENVGGAGGSLGAGRVASAEPDGYTLLLYHGVSTFAALYPDLAYKPIEAFDSVGLVTEVPMTLVGKKDLPPQDVGSLLTYLKGEGAGATFGTAGVGAASDLCGKLLTEATGINLTVVPYKGTGPAMTDLVGGQIDLMCDQTTNTINQIKAGEIKPYALTTKARIDALPDLPTLNESGVKNFEVTAWHAIWTPKGTPEAIRSKLSASLQKSLATPKLIERFAALGTVPVAPELATPAALDERFHSEVERWGKLLSAK; the protein is encoded by the coding sequence ATGAGAAGATTGCTGGCGGCCGCGCTCGCGTCCGCATTCGTCATTTTCACGGGTTCGGCTTCAGCACAGGAAGAGTATCCGAACCGGCCGATAACCATCCTCGTTCCCGCCGCTGCCGGCGGGCCAAGCGACACGGTTGCACGCCTCGTCGCTGAAGCGATGCGCGTCGATCTGGGTCAACAGGTGCTGGTCGAGAATGTCGGCGGTGCTGGCGGTTCGCTGGGCGCTGGCCGTGTCGCGAGCGCTGAACCGGACGGCTACACGCTTCTGCTCTACCACGGTGTCTCCACCTTCGCCGCACTTTACCCGGACCTCGCCTACAAGCCCATAGAGGCTTTCGATTCTGTGGGGTTGGTGACCGAGGTTCCGATGACGCTGGTCGGCAAGAAGGATCTGCCGCCGCAGGACGTCGGATCACTTCTGACTTATCTCAAGGGCGAAGGTGCGGGCGCGACGTTCGGCACCGCCGGCGTCGGTGCGGCATCGGACCTGTGTGGCAAGCTCCTGACCGAAGCGACGGGGATCAATCTGACTGTCGTGCCTTACAAGGGCACCGGCCCGGCGATGACCGACCTCGTTGGCGGCCAGATCGATCTCATGTGCGATCAAACCACCAATACCATCAATCAGATCAAGGCCGGCGAGATCAAGCCCTACGCCTTAACCACCAAGGCGCGCATCGACGCTCTGCCCGACCTGCCCACCTTGAATGAAAGCGGGGTGAAAAACTTCGAGGTCACCGCCTGGCACGCAATATGGACGCCGAAAGGCACGCCGGAGGCAATCAGGAGCAAGCTCTCGGCCTCGCTTCAGAAGTCACTCGCCACGCCGAAGTTGATCGAGCGCTTCGCCGCCCTCGGAACTGTGCCTGTGGCACCGGAACTGGCCACGCCAGCGGCACTCGATGAACGCTTCCATTCCGAGGTCGAGCGCTGGGGCAAGCTTCTTTCGGCGAAATGA
- a CDS encoding tartrate dehydrogenase, whose product MQSYKIAAIPADGIGPEVIAAGLQALEALEKREGTFTLEVTTFDWGSDYYKKHGAMMPADGTEQLKAFDAIFFGAVGAPDVPDHITLWGLRLPICQGFDQYANVRPTKVLPGIASPLAGVGPGDLDWVIVRENSEGEYSGIGGRAHRGHPEEVGTEVSIFTRTGVTRIMRYAFTLAQSRPRKLLTVVTKSNAQRHGMVMWDEIAAEVASEFPDVTWDKMLVDAMTARMTLKPRSLDTIVATNLHADILSDLAGALAGSLGVAPTANIDPERRYPSMFEPIHGSAFDITGKGIANPVATFWTAAQMLEHLGQPAAAARLMDAVEKVTGDGILTPDVGGKATTKEVTDAVCEAIRRSNI is encoded by the coding sequence ATGCAGAGCTACAAGATTGCGGCAATTCCCGCCGACGGTATCGGTCCTGAAGTCATCGCCGCAGGCCTCCAGGCGCTCGAAGCCCTGGAAAAGCGCGAGGGAACTTTCACGCTGGAGGTGACGACGTTCGACTGGGGGTCGGATTATTACAAGAAACACGGCGCCATGATGCCTGCTGATGGCACCGAGCAGCTCAAGGCATTTGATGCAATCTTCTTCGGCGCCGTCGGGGCGCCCGACGTTCCCGATCACATAACACTCTGGGGTCTACGCCTGCCGATCTGCCAAGGCTTCGATCAGTATGCGAACGTGCGTCCCACGAAGGTTCTGCCGGGCATAGCTTCGCCTCTCGCCGGCGTTGGCCCGGGCGACCTGGATTGGGTGATCGTGCGGGAAAATTCCGAAGGCGAATACTCGGGCATTGGCGGGCGGGCGCATCGTGGACACCCGGAGGAAGTCGGCACCGAGGTGTCGATCTTCACGCGCACCGGGGTGACACGCATCATGCGCTACGCCTTCACGCTGGCTCAGTCTCGGCCGCGCAAATTGCTGACCGTCGTCACGAAATCGAATGCCCAACGTCACGGCATGGTGATGTGGGATGAGATCGCGGCCGAGGTGGCAAGCGAGTTCCCGGACGTGACCTGGGACAAGATGCTGGTCGACGCGATGACCGCGCGTATGACGCTGAAGCCGCGCAGCCTTGATACAATCGTCGCCACCAACCTGCACGCCGACATCCTTTCGGACTTGGCGGGCGCTCTTGCGGGCAGCCTTGGCGTGGCTCCTACGGCCAACATCGATCCGGAGCGTCGATACCCCTCGATGTTCGAGCCAATCCACGGTTCGGCATTCGACATCACCGGGAAAGGCATTGCCAACCCGGTTGCCACGTTCTGGACCGCTGCCCAGATGCTCGAACATCTGGGCCAGCCGGCCGCCGCTGCGCGGCTGATGGATGCGGTTGAGAAGGTTACCGGTGACGGGATCCTGACGCCTGACGTGGGCGGAAAGGCGACGACGAAAGAGGTGACCGACGCCGTCTGCGAGGCGATCCGCCGTTCGAACATTTAG
- a CDS encoding DUF899 domain-containing protein codes for MTKHKTGTREEWLGARLALIEAEKRLMRQSDELARQRQELPWVRIDKEYLFETGEGSASLADLFQGRSQLFVYHFMFGYGYRLTDERQGCTGCSLIADHFDCVIPHLNGRDVTLVCESIAPLQEIQDYKQQMGWRFPWVSSLGNDFKYDFGAAFTEEQQRDGADYNYQHVDRAEPQKEGMSVFALQGGAVYHTYSTYARGTEVFMGVYRFLDLAPWGRNENGLEFPQAWWRRHDEYGNG; via the coding sequence ATGACGAAACACAAGACCGGAACACGCGAGGAATGGCTCGGAGCGCGGCTCGCACTGATCGAGGCGGAGAAACGGCTCATGCGGCAGAGCGACGAACTGGCGCGACAGCGACAGGAACTGCCGTGGGTTCGGATCGATAAGGAGTATCTATTCGAAACCGGGGAGGGCAGCGCCTCGCTCGCCGACCTTTTCCAGGGGCGCTCGCAACTCTTCGTCTATCATTTCATGTTCGGCTACGGATACCGGCTCACCGATGAGCGCCAAGGATGCACCGGATGCTCCTTGATCGCCGATCACTTCGACTGCGTCATCCCCCACTTGAACGGCCGCGACGTTACCCTCGTCTGCGAATCGATCGCCCCGTTGCAGGAGATCCAGGATTACAAGCAGCAAATGGGCTGGCGCTTCCCGTGGGTTTCCTCGCTCGGCAACGATTTCAAATACGACTTCGGCGCCGCCTTTACCGAAGAGCAGCAGAGGGACGGCGCTGACTACAACTATCAGCATGTCGACAGGGCCGAGCCGCAGAAGGAGGGAATGAGCGTCTTCGCGCTCCAGGGCGGTGCCGTCTACCATACCTACTCGACCTACGCCCGTGGCACCGAGGTGTTTATGGGGGTCTACCGTTTCCTCGACCTGGCTCCGTGGGGAAGGAACGAGAACGGGCTCGAGTTCCCCCAGGCGTGGTGGCGCCGCCATGACGAGTACGGCAATGGCTGA
- a CDS encoding GFA family protein, translating into MSTLYSGGCACGALRYEAKAAPIFENHCQCRDCQKRSGTGHGSYLTFPSRADVTITGVTADWRVAADNGNVKIHSFCPVCGTPTHLTYDAMPDVITVHAASLDDPGRFNPTVVTYGSRALPWDKMDTGLTTFEKMPPG; encoded by the coding sequence ATGAGCACTCTCTACTCCGGCGGATGCGCGTGCGGCGCGCTCCGCTACGAGGCCAAGGCCGCCCCGATCTTCGAAAACCACTGCCAATGCCGCGACTGCCAGAAAAGAAGCGGCACCGGCCACGGATCTTACCTGACGTTTCCGTCGCGGGCGGACGTGACGATCACCGGCGTGACCGCGGACTGGCGTGTTGCGGCCGACAACGGGAATGTCAAAATCCATTCCTTCTGCCCGGTCTGCGGAACGCCGACACACTTGACATACGACGCCATGCCGGACGTGATCACGGTCCACGCCGCAAGTCTCGATGATCCGGGCCGGTTCAATCCGACCGTGGTGACCTACGGCAGCCGGGCTCTCCCCTGGGACAAGATGGATACCGGGCTGACGACGTTCGAGAAGATGCCGCCAGGCTGA
- a CDS encoding SRPBCC family protein: MTKESFIYTTYIVSTPAKVFEAITKPDLARRYWGHENVSDWKPGSSWQHIRANDERTVELVGKVIEVSPPTRLVITWANASQASDPASYSRVTLELEEYEAMVRLTVSHDELEAGSGMANGIRRGWPIVLSSLKSFLETGQAIDVFAKPRESELAA, from the coding sequence ATGACCAAGGAAAGCTTTATCTACACGACCTACATTGTCTCGACACCGGCAAAGGTGTTCGAGGCCATAACCAAACCGGACCTCGCACGGCGCTACTGGGGCCACGAGAACGTCTCCGACTGGAAGCCCGGCTCGAGCTGGCAGCATATCCGCGCCAATGACGAACGCACCGTCGAGCTCGTCGGCAAGGTCATCGAGGTGTCGCCGCCGACCCGTCTCGTCATCACCTGGGCAAACGCTTCGCAGGCGTCCGATCCGGCGAGTTATAGCCGGGTGACCTTGGAGCTCGAGGAATACGAGGCCATGGTCCGTCTGACAGTCAGCCATGACGAACTCGAAGCCGGCAGCGGCATGGCGAACGGCATCAGACGCGGTTGGCCGATCGTCCTCTCCAGCCTGAAATCCTTCCTCGAAACCGGCCAGGCGATCGATGTCTTCGCCAAGCCGCGCGAGTCCGAACTGGCGGCCTGA
- the folP gene encoding dihydropteroate synthase: MTRWQLAHGRHLDLGAKSLLMGILNVTPDSFSDGGEFDRPERALQQARRMIGEGAAIIDVGGESTRPGAGAVSAREEQLRILPVIEALSSEGGSLVSVDTYRAETARLAVAAGAHIVNDVHGLQREPGIAHVAAETGAGLVIMHTGRGREKLADVIADQFLFLDRSLEIARDAGIADERIVLDPGFAFAKDGEENLALMARFGELRGLGFPLLVGTSRKRLARHLVGEIDEGRDVGTAATSVILRLKGASIFRVHNVAVNRDALAFADAVRERETGEERARQAGSVTTPIRR; encoded by the coding sequence ATGACGCGCTGGCAGCTTGCTCATGGACGGCATCTCGATCTTGGCGCGAAATCGTTGCTGATGGGGATTTTGAACGTCACGCCGGATAGTTTTTCCGACGGCGGAGAATTCGACCGGCCGGAGCGGGCGCTGCAGCAGGCGCGGCGCATGATCGGCGAGGGCGCGGCGATCATCGATGTCGGCGGCGAATCCACCCGGCCCGGCGCCGGCGCTGTTTCGGCGCGCGAGGAACAGCTGCGCATCCTGCCGGTCATCGAGGCGCTGTCGTCCGAAGGCGGCAGCCTGGTTTCGGTCGACACCTACAGGGCTGAGACGGCGCGGCTGGCGGTCGCCGCGGGCGCGCATATCGTCAACGACGTGCATGGCCTGCAGCGCGAACCCGGCATCGCCCACGTCGCGGCGGAAACCGGGGCCGGTCTCGTCATCATGCACACCGGGCGCGGCCGCGAAAAACTGGCGGATGTGATCGCCGACCAGTTCCTGTTCCTGGACAGATCGCTGGAGATCGCGCGCGACGCCGGCATCGCGGACGAGCGGATCGTGCTCGACCCCGGCTTCGCCTTCGCCAAGGACGGCGAAGAAAACCTCGCGCTCATGGCTCGCTTCGGTGAATTGCGCGGGCTCGGTTTTCCATTGCTCGTCGGCACGTCACGCAAGCGTCTTGCCCGTCACCTGGTCGGCGAAATTGACGAGGGGCGGGACGTCGGCACAGCGGCAACAAGCGTCATCCTGCGGCTGAAGGGCGCTTCGATCTTTCGCGTCCACAACGTTGCGGTCAATCGCGACGCACTGGCCTTCGCCGACGCGGTGCGCGAGCGCGAGACCGGGGAAGAGAGGGCGCGTCAGGCGGGCTCGGTGACGACGCCGATCCGCCGGTAG
- the pqqE gene encoding pyrroloquinoline quinone biosynthesis protein PqqE, producing MSEPLLPPIGMLAELTHRCPLQCPYCSNPLELLKANRELDTQTWLDLFSQAADLGVLHVHLSGGEPTLRRDLEQLIAGLSARGVYTNLITAGVGIAEGRIEAFAEAGLDHLQLSFQGARPATTDRIGNHKGGHEKKLETARRARAAGLPLTINAPIHRHNIEEVPEFIDLALSLGAERLEIANVQYAGWALTNRDQLMPERAAVDRQAEIVAAARERLTGIMNIDFVTPDYFAIYPKPCMGGWARDAFMVAPDGTVLPCHAAQTIPSLSFEHFGARSLAEIWRDSPAFNAFRGTDWMHEPCRSCERREIDWGGCRCQAMAIAGDAAATDPACAKSPIHARMAMLIDEARRAAAVPSNDGQFIYRRIGVVTEPA from the coding sequence ATGAGCGAGCCCCTTCTCCCTCCGATCGGCATGCTGGCGGAACTGACGCATCGCTGCCCGCTGCAATGCCCGTATTGCTCCAATCCGCTCGAATTGCTGAAGGCCAATCGCGAACTCGATACACAGACCTGGCTCGACCTGTTCTCGCAGGCCGCCGATCTCGGCGTTCTCCACGTGCATCTGTCGGGCGGTGAACCGACGCTGCGCCGCGACCTCGAGCAATTGATCGCCGGGCTTTCGGCGCGCGGCGTCTACACCAACCTGATCACCGCCGGCGTCGGCATTGCCGAAGGCCGCATCGAGGCGTTTGCCGAAGCCGGGCTCGACCATCTGCAACTGAGCTTTCAAGGCGCACGGCCGGCGACCACCGACCGCATCGGCAATCACAAGGGCGGCCACGAAAAGAAGCTGGAGACGGCGCGCCGCGCGCGCGCCGCCGGCCTGCCGCTGACCATCAACGCGCCGATCCATCGTCACAACATCGAGGAGGTGCCGGAATTCATCGACCTGGCGCTCTCGCTGGGCGCCGAGCGGCTCGAGATCGCCAACGTGCAGTATGCCGGCTGGGCGCTGACCAATCGCGATCAACTGATGCCCGAGCGTGCTGCGGTCGACCGGCAGGCGGAGATCGTCGCGGCGGCGCGCGAACGGCTCACCGGCATCATGAACATCGATTTCGTCACGCCGGATTATTTCGCCATCTATCCCAAGCCGTGCATGGGCGGCTGGGCGCGCGACGCCTTCATGGTGGCGCCGGACGGCACCGTGCTACCGTGCCATGCCGCGCAGACCATCCCGTCGCTCAGTTTCGAGCACTTTGGGGCACGCAGCCTGGCCGAGATCTGGAGAGACTCGCCGGCATTCAACGCTTTTCGCGGCACCGACTGGATGCATGAGCCTTGTCGCAGCTGCGAACGGCGTGAGATCGACTGGGGCGGCTGCCGCTGCCAGGCGATGGCGATCGCCGGCGACGCCGCCGCGACCGACCCGGCTTGCGCGAAATCGCCGATCCATGCGCGCATGGCCATGCTGATCGACGAGGCCCGGCGTGCTGCGGCAGTTCCCTCGAACGACGGACAATTCATCTACCGGCGGATCGGCGTCGTCACCGAGCCCGCCTGA
- the pqqD gene encoding pyrroloquinoline quinone biosynthesis peptide chaperone PqqD: protein MMALRERAMVSPQSVPSLPKHVRIQYDRVRQAFAVLSPEKVFWPNDISLDILRRCDGRSTVGHIIAELAADYDAEQEAVAADVVAFLQEWSDKLLVKL, encoded by the coding sequence ATGATGGCGCTGCGCGAAAGAGCCATGGTATCGCCGCAGTCGGTGCCGTCGCTGCCGAAGCACGTGCGCATCCAGTACGACCGGGTGCGGCAGGCGTTCGCCGTGCTTTCGCCGGAAAAAGTGTTTTGGCCAAACGACATCAGCCTCGATATATTGCGCCGCTGCGATGGACGGTCCACGGTCGGCCACATCATTGCCGAGCTTGCCGCGGATTATGACGCCGAACAGGAGGCCGTGGCGGCCGACGTCGTCGCCTTCCTGCAGGAATGGTCGGACAAGCTGCTGGTAAAACTATGA
- the pqqC gene encoding pyrroloquinoline-quinone synthase PqqC produces MSDFHDAARNRLSSSELEAVLRQVGAERYHNRHPFHHRMTSGALSRTEMQAWALNRYCYQAVIPRKDAMILAHAQDPSFRAAWRKRIEDHDGEDGWSGGIARWLHLATSLGLDADDVKSERLALPATRFAVGAYLAFCTNRTLFEAVASSLTEMFSPLIIGERVPAMLARYDYITEDTLAYFSRRPQQASRDADFALAYVLSHADTAERQQQAIDALVFKCDILWAMLDALQHAYGEPGNIPPGAFRPEPAR; encoded by the coding sequence TTGAGTGATTTCCACGACGCGGCCAGGAACCGCCTGTCCTCCAGCGAGCTCGAAGCCGTGCTGCGGCAGGTCGGTGCCGAGCGCTATCACAACCGCCATCCTTTCCATCACCGGATGACCAGCGGCGCGCTGTCGAGGACCGAAATGCAGGCCTGGGCGCTGAACCGCTATTGCTACCAGGCCGTCATTCCGCGCAAGGATGCCATGATCCTGGCACATGCGCAGGACCCGTCGTTTCGCGCCGCCTGGCGCAAACGCATCGAGGACCATGACGGCGAGGACGGCTGGAGCGGCGGCATCGCGCGCTGGCTGCATCTGGCGACCTCGCTCGGCCTCGATGCCGACGACGTGAAGAGCGAGAGATTGGCGCTGCCGGCGACACGTTTCGCGGTCGGCGCCTACCTCGCCTTTTGCACGAACCGGACGCTGTTCGAGGCGGTCGCCTCGTCGCTGACCGAGATGTTCTCGCCGCTGATCATCGGCGAACGGGTGCCGGCGATGCTGGCCAGATATGATTACATCACCGAGGATACGCTGGCCTATTTCAGCCGACGGCCCCAACAGGCCTCGCGCGACGCCGACTTCGCCCTCGCCTACGTGCTCAGCCATGCCGACACGGCGGAACGCCAGCAGCAGGCGATCGATGCGCTGGTGTTCAAATGCGATATCCTGTGGGCCATGCTCGACGCGCTTCAACACGCCTATGGCGAGCCCGGAAACATCCCGCCCGGCGCCTTCCGTCCGGAGCCAGCCCGATGA